In bacterium, a single window of DNA contains:
- a CDS encoding serine protease, producing the protein MLMRPQFSGVSRCFARLSGAVFACALLLPPPLAAQQESVVLVHAGKVSGYGVAYGKPGNIVTALHVVAGRSPITVVWKNQKLPATIEKTYAPADLALLRLQASPPPNIPILQIYPGDAPLDTPLNFWEAPDKTSRMDKKETKLDRVIALERLDNRLAQQPAALAAALCSNGGSNYPTLKTSVFKFEEKNIKKAHSGSPLTYQGHLVGMVDGGPPVNGKGFIWAIPAAGNFTKLVSQGATAAPASPCTSDRLYSGLRADNPHLENDPALRELADSSPFHVVDDNGNPLAFALEYRASCRDIYDTLFEEEQVYLRDLVQQNEEPFAEDERATLDDLFAHLIEVYQEDNTGATIALPAESDLSIEKSEGHTLIEASSPVAGITMIIFARNNNSLEESRAALAWFENYVLSDREDWQAEPDEPDDIDDFLDDADEPYYSKLMERVARDDNGDYTAEFLASLTIDDTDFLGVVVKVNDWAAVNDDKEERIFLYLMEACAILTDFAYY; encoded by the coding sequence ATGCTTATGCGCCCCCAATTTTCCGGTGTCAGCCGCTGCTTTGCGAGGTTGTCCGGAGCCGTCTTTGCTTGCGCGCTCTTGCTGCCGCCGCCGCTCGCAGCCCAGCAGGAGTCAGTGGTGCTGGTGCACGCCGGCAAGGTCTCGGGCTATGGCGTGGCCTACGGCAAGCCGGGCAACATCGTCACCGCGCTGCACGTGGTCGCCGGCCGGTCGCCCATCACCGTGGTTTGGAAGAATCAAAAACTCCCCGCAACCATCGAGAAGACCTACGCACCGGCAGATTTGGCACTGCTGCGCTTGCAGGCTTCCCCGCCGCCCAACATTCCCATTTTGCAGATCTATCCGGGCGACGCACCGCTCGACACGCCGCTCAACTTCTGGGAAGCGCCCGACAAAACTTCCCGCATGGATAAGAAAGAAACCAAACTCGACCGTGTCATCGCGCTCGAGCGATTGGACAATCGTCTCGCGCAACAGCCGGCGGCACTGGCGGCGGCACTGTGTTCGAATGGCGGCAGCAATTATCCCACCTTGAAAACCAGCGTCTTCAAATTCGAAGAAAAGAACATCAAGAAAGCCCATTCCGGCTCACCGCTGACTTATCAAGGCCATCTCGTTGGCATGGTCGACGGCGGCCCGCCGGTCAACGGCAAAGGCTTCATTTGGGCGATTCCCGCGGCCGGCAACTTCACCAAGTTGGTGAGTCAGGGCGCGACGGCTGCACCGGCCAGCCCCTGCACCTCCGACCGGCTCTACAGCGGCCTGCGTGCCGACAATCCCCATCTGGAGAATGACCCGGCGCTCCGCGAACTCGCCGACAGCAGCCCGTTTCACGTCGTCGATGACAACGGCAACCCGCTCGCCTTTGCGCTCGAATATCGCGCGAGCTGCAGGGATATCTACGACACTCTGTTTGAGGAGGAGCAGGTCTATCTGCGCGATTTGGTGCAACAGAATGAAGAACCTTTCGCCGAGGACGAGCGTGCCACGCTGGATGATTTGTTTGCACACCTCATCGAGGTCTATCAGGAGGACAACACCGGCGCCACCATTGCCCTGCCGGCTGAAAGCGACCTGAGCATCGAAAAAAGCGAGGGCCACACGCTGATCGAGGCCTCCAGTCCGGTGGCCGGCATCACGATGATCATCTTTGCGCGCAACAACAATTCCCTGGAAGAAAGCCGCGCCGCGCTGGCCTGGTTCGAGAATTACGTTCTCAGCGACCGCGAAGACTGGCAGGCCGAGCCGGACGAACCAGACGATATCGACGATTTCCTCGATGACGCGGATGAACCTTACTACAGCAAACTGATGGAGCGTGTCGCCCGCGATGATAACGGCGATTACACCGCCGAATTCCTGGCTTCGCTCACCATTGATGACACCGATTTTCTCGGCGTTGTGGTGAAAGTGAACGACTGGGCGGCGGTGAACGATGACAAGGAAGAGCGCATATTCCTCTACCTGATGGAAGCCTGCGCCATTCTGACTGATTTTGCCTATTATTGA
- a CDS encoding AAA family ATPase: MAALRSDKPAIFLAFAQDRVEGGAYLRNLPLELDGIRKAMQKARQAGLCEVVERSNTTVENILDVFQEYQDRIAIFHYGGHADSYELLLESLTGEHAIAHSEGLVSFLARQKGLQLVFLNGCCSQQQAHDLIAAGLPAVIGTSQKIDDAVATNLSGRFYRGLAAGLTIDRAWAEAVDQVKVEKGTANLRALHWKGQAEVSDRFPWEIYFRPGAEIVKEWNLPAAAHQPLFGLPLPEGYYRRLPAAPYVWVKDFEKEDAAIFFGRGEEIRRLHTQITAGSQPILLFSGKAGVGKSSLLQAGLGPRLENDYTIKYVRCRSSQNLADTLTQALEAVGSECGLPPVQSSGREELRLQLAELQQALAASTGFARQVLENERQKLTARSAETVAFADLWHRIEEKNERPLLLVLDALEKNVDGREHNEAALAEHLRVSLQLVQPVFAPTQAQPRGKLILSCREEISLPVREALQALALPFAEVFLRPLSREGIVEAVEGVTHHPATQSQFRLAIEKNNNGNLPDLIADDLLESEDSPLAPMLQIVLTELWQAAVNENAQAPRLTLRQYLELKQSGGLVGAFFKQQLEQLSNWEPGVVESGLVLDLLHQHLTPTGSAQSLRVAQLQKIYHGRQEVIGRLLGKCRDLYLLTEVSLHGTSLAHALLAPVVIKEYSNSVKPGQQAARILHSRIEEFRARQKDIWLNDTDLEMVEQGRAGMRQLDADEERLLQISRARKAQRERERKRNRVLRNGLAVCILLFALLAGWQWRVSERNYQRAQANQLAFSARDLFRADNTRALRLAAAAYAILGTQSPALVARTLSEIFHSQDRQPFYAARFTHAEHVNTAVFSPDGTQVLTAAEDGFAKLWDQRGNLRQSFDHEGYEVKAAAFSPNGRQILTLANAVVSLWELEGKLVDRDSLLSGQPADLSNFSTDGTRILRSFAGSEDEDFRALLQRLQQEEQIYRVIPAANRQRVVTISSEGRARLLDGEGKVLRNLDSSVVAAALAPDGKRLLTITVDSLSTIRFWDEQGNFLSAFTYNGEVNQAVFSPDGRQMLTAANDHTAKLWDLSQRFVHRLTQHGLGVTAASFSPDGRRIVTASYDGVARLWDEHGLLLDSLAHEGVVNAAAFSPDGKRILTACRDGRARLWLFEEGRVVSLPHRGAVETAVFSPDNGSRILTAARDSTARLWTPDGTLLTTFSPHGEVLNAMFAPDGRYILTVASDSAATLWSAHGGAVRVFKHEDEVLAAVFSPEGKWLLTGCADSTARLWRTDGSAAAKVLRQREKVRVVAFAPDGRLLATAGSSVKLWDEQANLQASFAHKYAVTSLVFSSDGRQVLTASVDASARLWNLQGEVLAHYGKHALKVNVAAFSPEESRIITAADDGTALIWWTPPAIFNWLKTAPVCQLTRQDEELYGIVR, from the coding sequence ATGGCAGCGCTACGATCCGACAAACCCGCAATCTTCCTCGCTTTTGCGCAGGATCGCGTCGAGGGTGGTGCGTATCTGCGCAATCTTCCTCTCGAGCTGGACGGCATCCGCAAGGCCATGCAAAAGGCGCGACAGGCCGGGCTGTGTGAAGTGGTGGAGCGCTCCAACACCACGGTCGAAAACATCCTCGACGTGTTTCAAGAGTATCAGGATCGCATCGCCATTTTTCACTACGGTGGCCATGCCGACAGCTATGAGCTTCTGCTCGAGTCGCTGACCGGCGAACACGCCATTGCGCACAGCGAGGGCCTGGTCTCTTTTCTCGCGCGGCAGAAGGGCTTGCAGTTGGTCTTTTTGAACGGCTGTTGTTCGCAGCAACAGGCGCATGATCTGATCGCAGCCGGATTGCCCGCGGTGATCGGCACCTCGCAGAAGATTGACGATGCTGTGGCCACCAATCTTTCCGGGCGATTTTACCGCGGCCTGGCCGCCGGTCTCACGATCGATCGCGCCTGGGCGGAAGCAGTGGATCAAGTCAAAGTCGAGAAAGGCACGGCCAATCTCCGCGCGCTGCATTGGAAGGGTCAGGCCGAAGTCAGTGATCGTTTTCCATGGGAGATCTACTTTCGCCCGGGCGCGGAGATCGTCAAGGAGTGGAACCTGCCGGCAGCCGCCCATCAGCCGCTGTTTGGCTTGCCGCTGCCGGAAGGTTATTATCGCCGGCTGCCGGCGGCACCGTATGTTTGGGTAAAAGATTTCGAGAAGGAGGACGCGGCGATCTTCTTTGGGCGTGGCGAGGAGATTCGCAGGCTGCATACCCAAATCACCGCCGGCAGTCAACCGATTCTTCTCTTCTCCGGCAAAGCCGGCGTGGGCAAATCCTCTTTGCTGCAGGCCGGGCTGGGGCCGCGCCTCGAAAATGACTACACGATAAAGTACGTCCGTTGCCGTTCCTCTCAAAACTTGGCGGACACCCTAACGCAAGCGCTGGAGGCAGTTGGCAGCGAGTGCGGGTTACCGCCCGTGCAATCCAGCGGGCGGGAGGAGCTTCGCCTCCAACTGGCTGAATTGCAGCAGGCTCTGGCCGCCAGCACGGGATTCGCCCGGCAGGTGTTGGAAAATGAGCGGCAAAAACTCACGGCGCGGAGCGCTGAAACAGTGGCATTTGCGGATCTGTGGCATCGCATCGAAGAGAAGAATGAACGGCCGTTGCTGCTCGTGCTCGATGCGCTCGAGAAAAACGTGGACGGTCGCGAGCACAACGAAGCCGCACTGGCGGAACACCTGCGCGTCTCTTTGCAGCTCGTGCAACCGGTTTTCGCGCCAACCCAGGCGCAGCCGCGCGGGAAACTCATTCTGAGTTGCCGCGAGGAGATTTCTCTTCCCGTACGCGAAGCCTTGCAAGCGCTGGCGCTGCCCTTTGCCGAAGTGTTTCTGCGCCCGCTATCGCGGGAAGGAATCGTTGAGGCCGTGGAGGGCGTGACGCATCATCCGGCCACGCAAAGTCAATTTCGTCTGGCAATTGAAAAGAACAATAACGGCAACTTGCCGGACCTCATCGCCGACGATCTGCTGGAAAGCGAGGACTCGCCGCTGGCGCCGATGCTGCAAATCGTGCTGACGGAGTTGTGGCAAGCCGCCGTCAACGAGAACGCGCAAGCGCCGCGCCTGACGCTACGGCAGTATCTGGAACTCAAGCAGAGCGGCGGCCTGGTTGGCGCGTTTTTCAAGCAACAGCTCGAACAGCTCAGCAACTGGGAGCCAGGCGTCGTGGAGTCCGGTTTGGTGTTGGACTTGCTTCATCAGCACCTCACGCCCACCGGCAGTGCACAGAGTCTGCGGGTTGCGCAACTGCAGAAGATCTATCATGGCCGTCAGGAGGTGATTGGCCGGCTTCTCGGCAAATGCCGCGATCTCTACCTGCTCACCGAGGTTTCGTTGCATGGCACCAGTTTGGCGCATGCCCTGCTTGCGCCGGTGGTGATCAAGGAATACAGCAACTCGGTCAAACCGGGCCAGCAGGCCGCGCGCATCTTGCACAGCAGGATCGAGGAGTTTCGTGCCAGGCAAAAAGACATCTGGCTGAATGACACCGACCTGGAGATGGTGGAGCAGGGCCGGGCGGGCATGCGGCAGTTGGATGCTGATGAGGAACGTTTGTTGCAGATCAGCCGCGCGCGCAAGGCGCAACGGGAAAGAGAACGCAAGCGCAATCGCGTCCTCCGCAATGGGCTTGCCGTGTGCATTTTGCTGTTTGCCCTGCTCGCCGGCTGGCAGTGGCGGGTCTCGGAACGAAACTACCAACGCGCCCAGGCCAATCAACTGGCTTTCAGCGCCCGGGATTTGTTCCGAGCGGACAACACCAGGGCATTGCGCCTAGCCGCAGCGGCCTACGCGATTCTGGGAACGCAATCTCCGGCATTGGTGGCGCGCACATTGAGCGAAATCTTTCACTCGCAAGACCGGCAACCGTTCTATGCCGCACGTTTCACCCATGCCGAGCACGTCAATACCGCGGTGTTCTCTCCGGACGGCACGCAAGTTCTCACGGCCGCGGAGGACGGATTCGCCAAGCTGTGGGATCAGCGCGGGAATCTGAGACAGAGCTTCGATCACGAAGGCTATGAAGTCAAAGCCGCGGCTTTTTCGCCGAATGGCAGACAGATTTTGACGCTGGCGAATGCCGTGGTCAGTTTGTGGGAGCTGGAGGGCAAGCTCGTCGATCGCGATTCTTTGCTCTCCGGCCAGCCGGCTGATCTGTCGAATTTCTCGACTGACGGCACGCGCATTTTGAGATCGTTTGCCGGCAGCGAAGATGAAGACTTTCGCGCGCTCCTGCAACGCCTGCAGCAGGAGGAGCAGATTTACCGGGTAATCCCGGCCGCCAATCGCCAACGTGTGGTGACGATTTCGTCGGAGGGAAGGGCCAGATTGTTGGATGGCGAAGGAAAGGTGTTGCGCAATCTTGACAGCAGTGTGGTGGCGGCCGCCCTGGCACCCGACGGCAAGCGCCTGTTGACGATCACGGTCGATAGTCTCAGCACCATCCGGTTTTGGGATGAGCAGGGCAATTTCCTCAGTGCGTTCACCTACAACGGCGAAGTCAATCAGGCAGTGTTCTCGCCGGACGGCAGGCAGATGCTCACGGCGGCCAATGATCACACCGCCAAGCTGTGGGATCTCTCGCAGCGATTCGTGCATCGGCTGACCCAACACGGTCTGGGCGTCACGGCCGCGAGCTTCTCACCGGACGGCAGGCGCATCGTCACGGCTTCGTATGACGGCGTGGCGCGACTGTGGGATGAGCACGGCCTGCTGCTCGACAGTCTGGCGCATGAGGGGGTGGTGAACGCAGCGGCCTTTTCGCCGGATGGAAAACGCATTCTCACTGCTTGCCGGGATGGCAGAGCGCGGTTGTGGTTGTTCGAAGAGGGGCGCGTGGTGAGCCTGCCGCATCGGGGCGCGGTGGAAACCGCCGTTTTTTCGCCCGACAATGGCAGCCGGATTTTGACTGCCGCGCGCGACAGCACGGCGAGATTGTGGACGCCAGACGGCACTTTGCTCACGACGTTTTCTCCTCACGGCGAGGTCCTGAACGCCATGTTTGCGCCGGATGGCCGCTATATTCTCACCGTTGCGTCCGACAGTGCCGCCACCTTGTGGTCCGCGCATGGCGGCGCGGTCAGGGTTTTCAAACACGAGGATGAAGTTTTGGCTGCGGTTTTTTCGCCGGAGGGCAAGTGGCTGCTGACCGGTTGCGCCGACAGCACCGCCAGGCTGTGGCGCACCGACGGTTCGGCTGCTGCAAAGGTGCTCCGGCAGCGGGAAAAGGTGCGGGTGGTCGCGTTTGCACCCGATGGGCGTCTACTGGCAACGGCCGGCAGCAGCGTCAAGCTGTGGGATGAGCAAGCGAACCTGCAGGCCAGTTTTGCGCACAAGTATGCGGTCACGTCATTGGTGTTCTCTTCCGACGGCAGGCAGGTGCTCACGGCCTCGGTTGATGCCAGCGCCCGGTTGTGGAATTTGCAGGGTGAAGTGCTGGCGCACTATGGCAAACATGCGCTCAAAGTCAATGTTGCGGCCTTCTCGCCGGAGGAAAGCAGGATCATCACCGCGGCGGATGACGGCACCGCCCTCATCTGGTGGACGCCGCCGGCCATTTTCAACTGGCTGAAAACGGCACCAGTTTGCCAATTGACGCGGCAGGACGAGGAGCTTTATGGCATCGTACGGTGA
- a CDS encoding glycoside hydrolase family 19 protein yields the protein MPKLPEAKRASFLPALQTALNEFAVNTPKREAAFLAQIAHESGELTIFAENLNYSAKGLMATWPKRFPDLATAQKYERNPEKLANYVYANRIGNGDEASGDGWRFRGRGPIQITGRENYQKYGSRLNVDLINHPDQAATPEVGFRIAGLYWRENGLNELADGEMFETITKRINGGLKGLEDRVKYFARAKQVLGVPATRGLRLPESELDLELPPEFTRGREALEEEAPVERERTPRPRGAALAPAVMVKKSTARRKAGPQKAAKKKVVQKKAGKKKAAKKKAVKKAGSKTRGSAKAASKRKSVTGRK from the coding sequence ATGCCCAAACTGCCGGAGGCCAAGCGCGCGTCCTTTCTGCCCGCGCTGCAAACGGCGCTGAATGAGTTTGCCGTAAACACGCCCAAGCGCGAGGCCGCGTTCCTGGCGCAGATTGCCCACGAGTCCGGCGAGTTGACCATCTTTGCCGAGAATTTGAATTATTCCGCCAAGGGCCTGATGGCAACCTGGCCCAAGCGCTTCCCCGACCTGGCAACGGCGCAGAAATATGAGCGCAATCCCGAGAAGCTGGCGAACTACGTTTATGCCAACCGCATCGGCAACGGCGACGAGGCCAGCGGCGACGGGTGGCGCTTTCGCGGCCGCGGCCCGATTCAAATCACCGGGCGTGAGAATTATCAGAAATACGGCAGCCGGCTCAACGTCGATCTTATCAATCATCCCGACCAAGCCGCGACCCCGGAGGTGGGGTTTCGCATTGCCGGTTTGTACTGGCGGGAAAACGGCCTGAACGAACTGGCCGATGGCGAAATGTTCGAAACGATCACCAAGCGCATCAATGGCGGCTTGAAGGGCCTCGAAGATCGGGTGAAATACTTCGCGCGCGCCAAGCAAGTGCTGGGCGTGCCGGCCACCCGCGGCCTGCGCCTGCCGGAATCCGAGCTTGACCTCGAGCTGCCGCCCGAATTCACGCGCGGACGGGAAGCACTGGAGGAAGAAGCACCGGTCGAGCGGGAACGCACGCCTCGACCGCGCGGAGCGGCACTTGCCCCCGCGGTGATGGTGAAGAAGAGCACTGCCAGGAGAAAAGCCGGTCCGCAGAAAGCTGCCAAGAAGAAAGTCGTACAGAAGAAGGCTGGAAAAAAGAAAGCCGCCAAGAAGAAAGCCGTCAAGAAGGCGGGCAGCAAGACCCGGGGATCGGCAAAAGCAGCGAGCAAGCGCAAATCTGTAACAGGCCGCAAATAG
- a CDS encoding alpha/beta fold hydrolase, which translates to MAAKIYALLVGINDYAPEVGRLAGCLNDVDHFKDFLTGTFDKARLAIEVLKDSDATRGNLIKQFRSHLGKAREGDVAVLQYCGHGARWKSAAAFKEFFSVGKDEGLVCYDSRRPGGFDLADKELAVLLAELAKNNPHVAVILDCCHSGSGTRTVDAFRGLKPRVTHEVSAERPLDSYVEGYYARLQQKKQPLSIPASRHILLAACERTQQAQETPDCSGVFTDTLLEVLSKCGGDITYADLFVRCRAAVRTRADNQNPQFEAYENFNAWSGFLGRAASQAARRYSVYCEGNSWKIDAGALHGLPTEPEKSVALALYREDEPSRVAGSAATVMVGPQKSELRLGIAGDPAARYQAEITTLPVPPLPIYCAQDEKHRELLQNALAQDGSVNATLTEIAEGTQYALAVENGKLVLRQREMDLLIQGVELNPQRPEESLRTMLAILKHVVRWERSWALQNHGTKMDTALVDFVFSEKLPEGEHDYPAGEITLDYVKSGGEWQKIPGKFKVRNRTQQTLHMVFAHFSNAYGIQVFSNEPVPPGEEYTTLQVGGDPAVEFWVEEPANHASENFKLIVSTEKVDDFLLTQEALELGKVLSATRGFSPAKTVKKYENDWFTKSLRIKIVRQQDQIGSRAAQLASGQVVVKAHASFKANLSLNAVRTATRGVGEVVDFYKAFERQGMAMLNFAGTRGDNESVLELTDIQNAEALRENPLEVELHVPLQENEGILPLVFDGQHVLLGGDPVKDEQGNTHISIDHIPEVPDNRRSVGKALKLYFFKTYLKQNVNQLCWVEYKADGTIARHKSMLAEKVNAARNLVVLIHGIIGDTENLATGLHLAGLDQQFDLVLTFDYENLNTPIAETALDLKKRLEAAGLGAHDDKKLTLVAHSMGGLVSRWFIEREGGNTMVDHLVMCGTPNQGSPFGKIDTARKLLNVLTGVAMNYVPALIPFNGAILFALNRSKKITPTLEQMHPASEFITTLNSSGDPGVRYTILAGDIATYQEPSDQFFAKMLAKAGKGLVMDALFGNSAHDIAVGVESILGIDGGRNPLPKRVNVACHHLNYFISAAGQQALQAVAW; encoded by the coding sequence ATGGCTGCAAAAATCTACGCCCTGCTCGTCGGCATCAATGACTATGCGCCGGAGGTTGGCAGGCTCGCGGGCTGCCTCAATGATGTTGATCACTTCAAAGACTTTCTGACCGGCACCTTCGACAAAGCGCGGCTTGCGATCGAAGTACTGAAAGACAGCGATGCCACGCGCGGCAATCTCATCAAGCAATTTCGCAGCCATCTCGGCAAAGCTAGAGAGGGTGACGTGGCGGTGCTGCAATACTGTGGACATGGCGCGCGCTGGAAATCCGCGGCCGCGTTCAAAGAGTTCTTTTCCGTCGGCAAAGATGAAGGCCTGGTGTGTTATGACAGCCGCCGGCCCGGAGGATTTGATCTGGCCGACAAGGAACTGGCGGTGTTGCTGGCCGAACTGGCAAAGAACAATCCCCACGTGGCCGTCATTTTGGATTGCTGCCATTCCGGCTCGGGCACGCGCACAGTTGACGCTTTTCGCGGCTTGAAACCACGTGTCACCCATGAAGTTTCTGCGGAGCGGCCCTTGGACAGTTACGTGGAGGGTTACTACGCCAGGCTGCAGCAAAAGAAACAGCCGCTCTCCATTCCAGCCAGCCGGCACATCCTGCTGGCGGCCTGCGAACGCACGCAACAAGCGCAGGAGACGCCGGATTGCAGCGGGGTGTTTACCGACACCCTGCTGGAGGTGTTGAGCAAGTGCGGCGGCGACATCACCTATGCCGATCTGTTCGTGCGCTGCCGCGCGGCGGTGCGCACACGCGCCGACAACCAGAATCCGCAGTTCGAGGCCTATGAGAATTTCAATGCCTGGAGCGGATTTCTCGGCCGGGCTGCTTCGCAGGCAGCGCGGCGTTACAGCGTCTACTGCGAGGGCAACAGTTGGAAGATCGACGCGGGCGCGCTGCATGGTTTGCCCACCGAACCTGAGAAAAGCGTGGCGCTGGCATTGTACCGGGAAGACGAGCCCTCGCGCGTTGCCGGCAGCGCTGCGACCGTCATGGTCGGGCCGCAAAAGAGCGAATTGCGCCTGGGCATCGCCGGCGATCCGGCGGCGCGCTATCAAGCGGAAATCACCACGCTGCCGGTGCCGCCGCTGCCGATTTATTGCGCCCAAGATGAGAAGCACAGAGAGCTGCTGCAAAACGCGCTGGCGCAGGACGGCTCGGTCAACGCGACGCTCACCGAGATCGCTGAAGGAACGCAATACGCGCTTGCGGTCGAGAACGGCAAGCTTGTGCTCCGGCAGCGTGAAATGGATCTCCTCATTCAGGGAGTGGAGCTGAATCCTCAGCGCCCGGAAGAATCCCTGCGGACCATGCTGGCCATTCTTAAACACGTGGTTCGCTGGGAGCGAAGCTGGGCGCTGCAAAATCACGGCACCAAGATGGACACCGCGCTGGTTGATTTTGTCTTCTCCGAGAAACTGCCGGAGGGCGAGCACGACTATCCTGCCGGTGAAATCACGCTGGACTACGTCAAGTCCGGCGGCGAATGGCAAAAAATCCCGGGCAAGTTCAAAGTGCGCAACCGCACCCAACAAACCCTGCACATGGTTTTTGCGCATTTCTCCAACGCCTACGGCATTCAGGTTTTCAGCAACGAGCCGGTGCCGCCGGGCGAGGAGTATACCACGCTGCAAGTGGGCGGTGATCCGGCGGTGGAGTTTTGGGTGGAGGAGCCGGCCAATCACGCCAGCGAAAATTTCAAGCTGATTGTCAGCACCGAGAAAGTGGATGATTTCTTGTTGACGCAGGAGGCGCTGGAGTTGGGCAAGGTTTTGTCTGCCACGCGCGGCTTCAGTCCCGCCAAGACGGTCAAGAAATATGAGAATGATTGGTTCACCAAGAGCCTGCGCATCAAGATCGTCCGCCAGCAGGATCAAATCGGCAGCCGCGCGGCCCAGCTCGCCAGTGGGCAGGTGGTCGTCAAGGCGCATGCCTCGTTCAAAGCCAATCTCAGCCTGAACGCGGTGCGGACGGCAACGCGCGGAGTGGGCGAGGTCGTTGATTTCTACAAAGCCTTCGAGCGCCAGGGCATGGCGATGCTCAATTTTGCCGGCACCCGCGGGGATAACGAAAGTGTTCTGGAATTGACCGACATTCAAAACGCCGAGGCCTTGCGGGAAAACCCCCTGGAAGTCGAGTTGCATGTGCCGTTGCAGGAGAATGAAGGCATTCTGCCGTTGGTGTTCGACGGCCAGCACGTCCTGCTCGGCGGCGATCCGGTCAAAGACGAGCAGGGCAACACGCACATCAGCATTGACCACATTCCCGAGGTGCCGGACAACCGTCGCAGCGTGGGCAAGGCCTTGAAGCTGTATTTCTTCAAAACCTACCTCAAGCAGAACGTCAATCAACTGTGCTGGGTGGAGTACAAAGCGGATGGCACCATCGCGCGGCACAAAAGCATGCTGGCCGAAAAAGTGAATGCCGCGCGGAACCTCGTGGTGCTGATTCACGGCATCATCGGCGACACCGAGAACCTCGCCACGGGTTTGCATCTGGCCGGCCTCGATCAGCAGTTCGATTTGGTGCTGACCTTCGATTATGAGAATCTCAATACGCCGATCGCGGAGACGGCGCTGGATCTCAAGAAAAGGCTGGAAGCCGCCGGACTGGGCGCGCATGACGACAAAAAGCTCACCCTTGTGGCGCACTCAATGGGCGGCTTGGTGTCGCGCTGGTTCATCGAGCGTGAAGGCGGCAACACCATGGTCGATCATCTCGTGATGTGCGGCACGCCCAATCAAGGCTCGCCTTTCGGCAAGATCGATACCGCGCGCAAGCTTCTCAACGTGCTCACCGGCGTGGCGATGAATTATGTTCCTGCGCTGATTCCGTTCAACGGCGCCATTCTGTTCGCGCTCAATCGCTCGAAGAAGATCACGCCCACGCTGGAGCAGATGCATCCTGCTTCGGAATTCATCACCACGCTTAACAGCAGCGGCGATCCCGGCGTGCGCTACACCATTCTCGCCGGCGATATCGCAACCTACCAGGAGCCGTCGGATCAATTCTTTGCCAAAATGCTGGCCAAGGCCGGCAAGGGCTTGGTGATGGACGCTTTGTTCGGCAACAGCGCGCATGATATTGCGGTTGGCGTCGAGAGTATTCTCGGCATCGACGGCGGCCGCAATCCCTTGCCCAAGCGGGTTAACGTGGCCTGCCATCATTTGAATTACTTCATTTCCGCGGCCGGGCAGCAGGCGCTGCAGGCGGTGGCGTGGTGA